ATGATGTTTATGTTATCGTTACCATTTTCCCTATTCCCTTGTCCGCCCCAGTCGCAGATAAGTAGTGTCGGTTCGTTGCATAGCCCAAACGCCGAAACGGAGGATGAGATACCGCAGCTGTCGGAAGATTTCGGTACCGGTGCCCAAGCGAAGAGTCACAAACTTTGGCCAGAGATTGATCGGATCTGTACCGAGCAACTGACCCAAGCGCGGCAAGGTGTCGGTGAGGATGGAAACGGTTGGCAACTGTTTGCCGACGAAGGCGAGATGAAGATGTACCGGCGCGAAGAGGAAGTGGACGGTATGGTGATCGATCCGCTAAAATCCTGTCACGTGGTGAAGGGTGTTACTGCCCGGGAAATGTGCCATTACTTCTTCGATCCGGCGTACCGGAACGATTGGGAAACGACACTGGAGGATGTGCAGATCGTAGATAACGTTGCACCCGACACGCTCGTCTTTCTGCAAACGTACAAACGCATCTGGCCCGCCAGCCAGCGGGATGCACTGTTCTGGTCGCACATGCGCCGCATCACCGATAACGTCGACACCGGTGCCAACGATGTGTGGATCGTGTGCAATCATTCCAATCAGAACGAAGAGTATCCGGTAAGTGGGTTAATGTGGTGTAAGTTTTGGCCGAATTCGTACGTTACATACTTTTAATTGTCACATTACATGCGAGTGCTAATGTGCGCTGGTTTGTGTATCACATTACCCTCTTGATgggaggtttttattttttgcctaTCTGGTGCGCGTATCTTGTGCACTCTTCCGTAAAGTGTTTCGATTTTATCTTTGCACATCTGTGTTTGTTATATAAAAATAGTCTTTCATTACGTGGGATAGGTGGGTAAGGTGTCTGCTAGTAAAAagcacttttttattttgtcataACGTGACATGATGCTTGGGGATTGTGGTGGATTGATTTTAACATCATTTTAGTGGTAATCGAGTAGTAATCGGTTAGAGCAACCGGGGTTACATCAAATACCGAATAAATGTAACTAGTCTTAGTTTACTCTCAGAGCGATAAACATCACATTCTATCGCTCCCACAGGATATTTGGTTTAAAAATGAGACCTTTGATATACTTCTTTGTGCTCTATATTATTAGCATTAAGATAAGGCAGGTTAAACTTTACACTAATATTGGCTTACCAATGACCTAATGCActtaaaaatgaataacaaaacacaacgcGTGTTTTatctattgtttcattttccagcCCGCAAACCAAGGCAAATGTGTACGAATCTATCTAACGGTGATATTAGTTTGCCAAACTTACCTGACACCGGGGAAGGACAGCAAAACGGCGACACGAGATGATCTGACCTGCAAAATTACCTACTGCTCCACTGGTAATGCATATGTTTTGCTTAAATTGCTTTTTATGGAAACTTTCGATTCTTTCTTGATAACTAATGTTACGGTTTCTTtgaattttctcttttctctcacCCTTTCGCACTCTCCATACAGTAAATCCTGGCGGCTGGGCCCCAGCAACCGTGCTGCGCGCTATCTATAAGAAAGAATATCCAAAGTTCCTTAAGCGTTTCACCGGATACGTTGTTGACCAATGTAAAGCAAAACCGATCATGTATTAGAATCTTGGGCAGGATAGGCTTggttggtttattttgtttattatttttttatgatataaGAGAACTAGATGTTgttatatatgtatgtgtacttatgtacacacaaaaaaccacacacacacacatgcattaTGTTTCTTATTTCCTTCGTGCTCGTGTGCTGCGCTAATGGGTACCGGTACAGCTTTACGAGAAATTAAGCGGAGAGACTAGACATATTTAAGCAGAAAAATTGGGgaaatgtgtgaaaattttaTCCCGAAATAATTTCGGATGTAATTTGTAGCTAGGTCAATCGTTGGTTGAGTAGTGCAAAACGATAAATGTCCCTATCGGCCGGAATCTGGTCGAATCTGTCGAACATATCTTGAACGCATTATGTATTGGGGGTGATAGGTGTCGCGTAGTTTGTAAAATAATGATATGATGGATTATCCCATCAGTGCTGTTCTGGCCGAagttactactactactgctgtgGGGGAAGGGAGTTTGTGAGGGGAAAATTCCGGAACATGGTACTGCCTGTTTACACTTGTTTTCCAAAGTAACACAAAGATTCTCTCATTATTAGCGTTCGGTTTTATTGTGACTGCTCCTCGTTTGCAGCAGAAACAGATAGgacaacaaacaaagcaacaaaagcaagcaaacaaaatgcaccACCAAAAAACGCCCGTCTCTTGCGGTGTTTTGAGTGCatagtgaaacatttcaatttgaaCGCTTGAACGCGTGGTTGCTGtcggttgaaatatttcaacactcCATCGTACACGTTAGGGAGCGCGCAAAAAAGGGCAGGGAGATGGCCGAAAAGTGAATCCTAAACCAACTTCACCAACTACATCAGTCCCTTCCAGTGAAATACGGGTGTgtgtttgaactttttttttgtggaaggaaaaggatCTGGTACGCGGTGGAGCGTGCGTAAATGGCGTGTTATTAGTGTTAACTGTTAAGCTATCGGTGCAACCCTTCTAATTCTGCTAATAcatctttcctttttcccttcctGTTGCTGTCCGTTAGACGTGATGAAGCAAACCTGTGAACATTTGTTAGATAATGTGcaatggaaaaagaaatatatattgaaaatttaaCTAGTATAAGACAAAAAGAAGCTCCATTGTAtagaagggaaagaaaataaaaacaaaaacacatgtttttaTTCATCGTATTCTTATCGtgctttattttatcattttcgtTTGTAGACTGATATTCATTCTATTGTTTCTTTGTAGTTCCGTTTTAAGTTCCAACATGCATCCATTTAAAATCGATTCCttaaattgtttcacttttcgcTCAAAATGTCACGAAATAtagctttcgtttttttttgctgttgttgtgtgttcTTTACTCGTTCAAAAGTTTCTTCTGCGATCGTCATTACGTGTTCATAATTTACATAATGATCTGTTTTATCATTGCAAAGATGTACATGAGAAAGATGGATCGTATTACGGTTGCTCTTTTCGAATAACCTTGCATGAATCGGAGATTTTTTGTGATGTTTGTAAGCAGTTCCGCCGGAAGGGTTAATGGTAGTTTGTCGTCTGGCTATATGATgatgtgtgaatgtgttttttttttgttaaatgcaCGTGTCAGGAtgcaaatgattaaaaaaaacagatatcaATGgcattttttaatactttcgttttttcttagtgtttcttttttggttagtTTGCAATATTGTAGTTCGGTGTAGAAGAGTCTCTCTCGCTGAGGTTGGCAATCTGTTTATtgtaatgtttgctttttcattTAGCGTAACGTTCATGGAACCAAATCCTTCCAAAGACCTAATCCCAGACGGAGAAAATCTATCTCTTAGTGTGCTTTGCTGCTTCCTACCTGGAACTTGGcccagtgttttatttttcattccccATCTTTCGTTCTATAAATATACTTATATACAAATATAACATGTATCTTATCGTATCGATCGATTAAAAACGGAAAATGTTCAGCAACTTAACGAACAGATCGTTCAACACAGTCGTTCCGCTTTACATGTTTTACGCACTCTACACACCTGGAATGGGTTCATTCGATATTGTCTCATTGTATTCATTTACTTTGTTTAGCCTAGTTCTGCATACACGCACcgacgtttgttttttacgTAACCGTTTTTTCTGCTAACTTTATCTACTAACTGTCTCTCTGGTCGATCACTGGCAAAGACGGCAACACTTACTGGCTAGTGGGTTTACAACATCCCGCACAGTTACGCTAGGCTttcggttgttttgctttttttttggagtttgcATTTGTTGTATTACTTATGTGTCAAGGGTGTTGGAGTTTGAGTTTggctattttttttcctttccttaaaCTACAACACCAGATGTGTAGCAATTGTTTCTTAGCTGGTTTGTATATGAAAGCATAAAGGAAGCTTTATCCGGATAACAGTTTGAATGGTGTCAAGCAAGAAAGATAAATGGTAACAAAAAGCAACGATTTTAATGGAATTCAGTTCACTTCATACACTCATCGGGATATGTTATTTTCGGAGTAGTGGGTGTGCATCTTCTTTAGTACGTTATAGTATTGTAAAAGGGGCTATTAGTGTTTACTGCTGTCAGTGGTCAGTTCGAGAATAgtgtttttgtataaaaatggatgaagatggaaaacagaaaaagttaAGTAAGGTGAAATTGTAAATAATCAAAACCAGTTTAAATTAACTATTCATTTTCATTGGTACAATGAAGCAATGTTAATGCGTTGATATTGATTTATGATTTAAAATGCATAACATAACGAGCTTTAACATGTTTTACTCgttatttaattgtttgaaggggaaaaaaggaacaaaatctTCATAATTGCCCAAGTGCAGCAAGTCAGCTGTCATGTGTCGTGTGGTACAAGGCACTGCTAAAATGGTagataagaaaattaaacttaGCCAGAATAACTTAATGCAATGCGACAATGAAAACGAGAggcaaataatgtttaatctTGTATGTATCGTGCTCTTGTCTGCTTGTTTCGCTAAGTCGTCTTTCTTGTTTAATTCTTCATTAAACGCCAGCTTCTTATGTACATTAAGCATGGTCCTGGGGGGGAAAACGGCCAATTATGATTGCAGTCTCAAAAAGTAAAAGCTTTAAGCTATTAAGCTAACGAAATACATTCTCTTACTTATCATTACCGTGAAGGTTGCGTTTTAAAACTTTACTTAAACTTTACACATTGTAAATCACTTTCTCAATAAGTTAATGTAAGAACATGTGCATCTGATCCTGCAAGTGTAACCTTTGTCTTTGTAAGAATCTTATTTAATTTCCAATTCATAACGAGTGCTTTTCATAACAAGCGTGATCCTTTTGCTCACTTTACATATGGAAATGTTTGTGGAAATGTTTTTGGCCGAAGCTTTCGGTTCCACGGTCGCGCGTTAAGAAACCCTGTAAACGTGTTCATCGATAACTAACACACTAGAATTAATGTTTTTGGCAGAATGCGAAAATTGTAACGTACCAGAGACATTTGGTCCAGTTCTTTGAAGCGACAAATAGGGAACAGAATTGTGTAGTAAACTATTGGATCGAGTTTGACAAACCGTAACAATGCGCAATGAAGTGGAGCTAGGGATAATGATCCAGTTCAGTGAAAGAGTAGAGCGCGATCTGCTGTACCAACCTTAAGAAAAagacattccttttttttggggccttCATTAGTCTACATCTCTTTGAGAGTGCAATGcgtgtgtttcgttttatgttctaatcaatttgtttgcgcatttttttatcattcttcCAACAATACTATCTAGTGGGGGATTTTTCTATATACGTATGTCATTTGTTCAACCACTTTTCGCTCACTGTTTGGCTGTTTAGTTTTACTCTGTTGTAGACTGGTCTCCTGCGTTAGTTTCTCATTTACTAACAATTATACTATCGCTTTGAAATTTGTCATTTGCCGATTTGTTTCTAGCTGTATGTTTTAGTTCGCCTTTGTTCAGTTTGTATATTCAATTCTCGTACTTATTAGGTTTGACTCCTGTTTGACTATATGTTTGTGGTAAAGCAAAATGAACTCTAGTGATGCATGGTTGATTAATGGCTGTTTTATCTGAGGTGTGtacgtttttggggtgtatGTATCTTATGCGCAGAAGTTCGATAAtatgctataaaaatatacGTATAAAACACTCATTTTCCAAGGTTGGCTGTTGATGAAAAAACGTTGTCCATTTTGGCTTTTTGAGGGGGGGTTGTCCGGGAATGTGTGTCTTGTTGATGTAGTTCAGCTAGTTTTAGTTCGATTTTTCTTACACTTATGCTAATGCGAACAATCATTTGTTGGGTGTAACCGACTGTTTGATGGAAGATGTACCGGGCACTAAGCGAGGATGTCGGGATATTCGTCGTACTTTCGTTGTACTGCGGCAGTATGACAGATGACTTTTACACATTGATCTGAAACGCTTCCCGTTGCAGCTTCTGATTGGCACGCGGTCGGGGCGAATGGTTGCTCGACTTTTTGCCCACCACATTGCTACCGATCTCCGTGGCACTGCCCAAGCTGGATGGGTTAACGGACGATACGGCGAGCGTTGCGTCCCGACCGAGCAGGTCCGAAAAACGGGCCGGCGGTGTTATATGATCGGAGTAGTTAGGATAGTTCGATATACTGTTTTtgatttagaagaaaaaaaggataacattAGCTCAGAAAATACTAAACTAAATCGATGAGCTGCTTACCTGAAAGTAGTTTCTTCGTTGTGGCTAGAGTACCCGCTAGAGCTACGCACGTGCCGCTTCGGTAGGTTTTGCGACTGTGCTTTGGCAGATTTTCTCGGTGGATAGGGTGGTTTGGATTTCCTCGATATGCTCGAGGGTGAATTTTCGGAAGACGAAGACGTTTCGTCTTGCGTGTCTGTGCAGGatagattatttttataacagagaaaaaacgcaagtaaaaataggaaaaacataatgaaagaaacagaaaagatgcaacatggaaaacgatataaaaaccaaaatcaatagAATGAGAGTTAATGCAAAACattgtcaaaacaaaaattaaataaaacaaatgataaacgAGCCGCATCATTGCACCATTAggatagaaacaaacaaacataaggATTGTAACAAAGCAAATGTAAATTATAGTTGAACGATGAAGGAGATAAagaaatagagaaagagaaatagaaagagagagagagagagaaagagagaaagagcgtgtttgtgtgagtgatgaagcaaaaatgaaGCATTTGCGCGTGgatattatttaatatttggttacaaacaaaaacacaaaattaaaagtTAGTTAAACGAATTTTTGAAACATCTTCAACATCTGTTTTGCTCATTGTTGGTTGAATAACGGCATCCCTTACAATGCGTCACGTTCAACAACAATTGAAAACACAACGCGATTTTCGGAAAGTTTGCCAATGTTACGGAGCACCGttgctgtaaattaaaatacgCGTGTAAATTTGGAACCGGCCAAGGGGAAAGATggggggaaaaggaaaagggagggaaatggaaaactgaTAGTAAACTGAACAACAGAACGGAAGGTGAACGGAACACGCGTATTGCATACGTACCACGATGGTGACGGTAGTTGGACTGGTTGGAACGCGAGGCAATATCGTTGTCAGATTCGGAACCGAGTGTATCATATTCTGTAATCGGTATATGAAGTGTTAGTATCTTCCTAACTTCGGAATCTGTGGATCCGGGATTGTCTGATtctataaattgatttatatctAGAAATGGTCGGCTTTATGGAGCAAGACAGCGAGCAAACATCAAACGGTTATCGGTGCGAGCGTACTCACCTATTGGTTCCGAGGTGGCCGGATCTCGGAGCCGAGATCCGCCCTTTCTGCGCACTTTCGTATATTCGGGCTCTTTGTTCTACGGAaggtggtttgtttgtttgtttgattttggttGATAAGTAGAACGATTCATAGCATGAATTCGGTGTTGTGAGGttggtttagtttttgttaTGTATTGTCGATCAGTTCGTATAAATCAGTTTCGATTTCAGTGTTATTTCAGTATCCGCAGGcaggacatacacacacacacatacgcaatCGAGGACGTGTCCCAAAGATTGGAGGCGTTAGAAGAATACACGTTCGGCGCAGGACATTTGTTTGGAAAAACGGGAAGAGACGTATCGTTAAGAAgacgaaatggaacgaaaccAGGAACGAACAGCAGCACCACGGAGATCATGTTTATCGAATCCGATCGAAATCGAAGGGAGATATTCAGGGGGGAGTTGATTTTTGGATGAACATAGTTTTGGTTATGTTTTAtatcaaatttcattttacaaacatacagagaaaaaagagagaaagagaaagaaagagaagagaagagagatagaaagaaagagaaaaagaaaaaaaacaccatttggGACATTTGATTTTCACGGTTCGGTACTGCGTTGGTgagcgtttgtgtgtgaaacGGGCGATACTATAGGCTAGTACAGTAGGTACTATTTTAGTTGGTGCGACTTTAATGTCGCACAAAAATGTGAAATGAGCATAAGGGCGAGATCAAACGAAAGCATTAAAAACTAGTGCCAATTGATGAGAGATGTAACGATCACACGATCTATGGGATGGAACGAAGcgtgatgaaaaatggaacgaGAAGGAGTCGTTGTAGTGAAGTTGTTAGTGATGTAAATCTTGACAAAATGAGTAAGAAGGGTTATAAGGAGTGAATGTTTGGATTCAATGGGGGCGAAAACCCCCAAAACGTATTACTttcaaaaaggcaaaaaaacgaGTTCGAATAACCAACGACGTGTGTGGTGAAGACGACGATCATGAGATGAAGTATGCGTACACTATAAAGAACACAATCGCATTTAGCTAGAAGATAGAATGAACACAGAGATGAATGAGAGCGCAACGGAAGCAAATGGATGGTCACGAATATGTGATACGGGAAAATGAGAGGAAAATGGATGGAATGGTGAAAAAACGATCGGTTTATCGGGTGAATGTGTGCGCTCAGTCGGTTTTATGATGttccaaacgaaaaacaaaacccgcaTGTTTTAGAC
The DNA window shown above is from Anopheles funestus chromosome 3RL, idAnoFuneDA-416_04, whole genome shotgun sequence and carries:
- the LOC125768985 gene encoding ceramide transfer protein isoform X2, with protein sequence MPSLTTARLFKGLLRKEIEGPHSTIPEDEFFDAVETGLDKIEEDRQLRVRLKYQSQQSQISSVGSLHSPNAETEDEIPQLSEDFGTGAQAKSHKLWPEIDRICTEQLTQARQGVGEDGNGWQLFADEGEMKMYRREEEVDGMVIDPLKSCHVVKGVTAREMCHYFFDPAYRNDWETTLEDVQIVDNVAPDTLVFLQTYKRIWPASQRDALFWSHMRRITDNVDTGANDVWIVCNHSNQNEEYPPANQGKCVRIYLTVILVCQTYLTPGKDSKTATRDDLTCKITYCSTVNPGGWAPATVLRAIYKKEYPKFLKRFTGYVVDQCKAKPIMY